The following are from one region of the Natronosporangium hydrolyticum genome:
- a CDS encoding dihydrofolate reductase family protein, with product MVEPLQLKYYEWSDLVRRLVYYVGISIDGYIAGPGNEVDFYPVGDDLVEWMKERHPELIPTHIRSQFGLTDVPNRRFDALVMGRGTYQPALDIGVTSPYSPLRQYVVSSTLASIADPSVELVTDDPVGLVRRLKAESSDKDICLAGGGKLAGTLLPEIDELLVKWYPVVAGAGIPAFQGTFNPTPFTPTRRESFRNGIQVTWFQRTHS from the coding sequence ATGGTTGAACCACTTCAGCTGAAGTACTATGAGTGGAGTGATCTCGTGCGAAGGCTCGTCTACTACGTGGGCATCTCCATCGATGGCTACATCGCCGGCCCCGGTAATGAGGTCGACTTCTACCCCGTCGGCGACGACCTGGTCGAGTGGATGAAGGAGCGGCACCCGGAGCTGATCCCGACGCATATCCGGTCGCAGTTCGGGTTGACCGACGTCCCCAACCGGCGATTCGACGCGCTGGTGATGGGCCGCGGTACCTACCAGCCCGCCCTGGATATCGGCGTCACCAGCCCGTATTCCCCGCTGCGGCAGTACGTGGTCTCCTCGACGCTGGCGTCGATCGCCGACCCCTCGGTGGAACTCGTCACTGATGATCCCGTCGGCCTGGTGCGGCGACTGAAGGCCGAATCGTCTGATAAGGACATCTGCTTGGCCGGCGGCGGCAAGCTAGCCGGGACGCTGCTACCGGAGATCGACGAGCTACTCGTGAAGTGGTATCCCGTGGTGGCTGGCGCCGGCATCCCAGCCTTTCAAGGCACATTCAACCCGACGCCGTTCACCCCCACCCGGCGGGAGTCGTTTCGCAACGGGATCCAGGTGACGTGGTTCCAACGCACCCATAGCTGA
- a CDS encoding TetR/AcrR family transcriptional regulator, which produces MRTNLERRTALLDAAIEVLARDGARGLTFRAVDAEAGTPVGTASNYFANRDDLLIQSSHRVYERWLPDQATQAAAAQGPRDQAKLTELMREIIERVTGFRSGYLAMLELRLEATRRPELRTVLTNRVRADVDANVAYHLDQGMPGDATSVRLLILALNWLMVEMLTLPELFTPEELDELVVAAVERGLAPR; this is translated from the coding sequence GTGCGAACCAACCTCGAGCGCCGAACCGCCCTCCTTGACGCGGCCATCGAGGTTCTAGCCAGGGATGGCGCCCGCGGCCTCACCTTCCGCGCGGTCGACGCCGAGGCTGGAACCCCGGTCGGTACCGCCTCCAACTACTTCGCCAATCGCGACGACCTGCTCATACAGAGCAGCCACCGGGTTTACGAGCGATGGCTGCCCGACCAGGCCACCCAGGCCGCAGCGGCGCAGGGCCCGCGGGACCAGGCAAAGCTGACCGAACTGATGCGGGAGATCATCGAACGGGTAACCGGGTTCCGCAGCGGCTACCTCGCCATGCTGGAGCTGCGGCTGGAGGCGACCCGGCGGCCCGAGCTACGCACCGTGCTCACCAACCGAGTACGCGCGGATGTCGATGCCAACGTCGCCTACCACCTGGACCAGGGCATGCCGGGTGACGCCACCTCGGTAAGACTGCTCATCCTGGCGCTCAACTGGTTGATGGTGGAAATGCTGACACTCCCAGAGCTGTTTACCCCCGAGGAGTTGGACGAACTAGTGGTCGCGGCGGTCGAGCGCGGCCTCGCGCCCAGA